The Chitinophaga sp. H8 region ACTCACCTTTCCCAGGGAAGTAAGCCCCCAGAAAACGCTGTGCCAGCAGTGCACCTAATTTCCAGCGCATCAGGTCCTGGTAGCGGAATCCTTCGATGGCCAGTTCCACACGGCGTTCGCGGCGTACTTCCAGGATGGCAGGATCTGTAACACCAGGATTGTGCTGCACCAGCACCGGATCAGCTGTCAGCCCTGCCAGGATAAGGAAAGGCATGCCTGCCCGTGTACGGATCACATTTACGGATTTATCTGCATCGCCCTGTGTAAGCTGGTGGAGTTCTGCTTTAGCCTCTGCGTAGATCAGCAATACTTCTGCATAACGGAAGATAGGCAGGTCATTGCTGTTAGAGTTAAAACCATCCTGATCGGTACCTGTTACAAATTTAATACCCTGGTAGCCGGTTAAGGCATCGGAGTAATCAGGTACCAATGGTACGTTGGTGCCAATACGTTTGTAACCGGGCGTGCGGATGGTTTGGGCTAAGCGCGGATCACGGTTTTTTACTTCTTCCCAGTAAGGCATGGTAGCATAGTTAGGTACGGCAGAGAAAGGTGTACCATCTTTCATGAGGTAACTATTGATGAGTGCTTTGGTAAGACCAGGCGCGCCCAGTGTAGATACGGTAAAAGCACCATTGGCTGTATGGGTTTTATTAAGGGTGCGGTCATATACCCTGGCCAGGATAACCTCATCCGTATTGGCAGCATCGGCGGCAAACAGGTTGAGGTAATCTGTTTCCGGCTTGCCGGTGCTGTATAATTTATACATGCCGCCATCCATAATAGCCTTTGCTGCATCAGCAGCTTTTTGTAACAATTCATCTGCACCACTTAATCCCAGCTCACTATGGTATTTGCGGTAAGTACCTTCAAAGAGGCATACCCGTGCTTTCAGTGCCAGCGCTGCCCATTTGGTAATGCGGGAAACGTTTTTCCCGGCCTTGATCTTTGCCGCTGCAAAATCGAGGTCTGCCAGGATGGAGTCTATTACCAGCACACGTGAATCCCGTGCTTTGTATAGTTCAGGGCTATTGGCTTCCAGCGGATAGCTGTACCAGGGTACATCACCAAAGCGCTGTACTTTTTCCAGATAAAAGAGTGCCCGGAAGAAGCGGGCAATACCGGCATAGTGATTTTTAACAGAATCCGGAATAGCCGCTTTCTGATAGCTGTTTAAAAAGTAGTTGATATTGCGCAGTGCTCCCCAGTTCCAGCCGGCTTCACCAGCGCTTGTTTTTACTATATGACGGCCTGCCACTACTTCGTTGGTAGAAGCCGTTTCAACATTGTCGCTGGTGTTATCCGCCGAATAGATATCTGTTCCGGGAAGGTTGCCATACAGGCTGTTGGTATATATTTCCAGGTCCTTTTCGGTGTTGAAAAAATCCTGTGGTGCAATATCGCTGAGTGGGCGACGCTCCAGGAAGTCTTTTTTACAGGCACCTGATATGGCTACCAGTACTAAAAGTGTATATGCTAATAATTGCTTTTTCATCCGTTAATTTTTTATGGTCCAGAATGTTACCTGGTTTAGAAATTCACATCAATACCAAATGTATAGGTGCGCTGTATTGGATATACAAAGCCTCTACCGTTGCTGGTGCCCCCATCTACTTCATCGTTAATACCTTCCGGGTCAAATGCTTTGGAGATACGGGTAAATTCAAACAGGTTTTGACCGGAGAAGAAAATCCGCGCCTTATCGATACCAATACGGGTGGTCCATTTAGCTGGAATGGTGTATCCCGCTGTGAGGTTCTTTAACCGCAGATAGGCCGCATTCTGGAGGTAACGTGTTTGTTTTACACCCAGCTGGCGGCTGGCATCAAAAGCATCGTAGGCACGTGGACGTGGGAAGTAGGCATTTGGATTTTCCGGCGTCCAGTAGTTATTGTAGATATGATCGTATACCGGTTGGTTCCACCGGTTGTAGAAACCCCAGAATACACCGGACTCTGCTTCCGGCCAGAAGTCACGCTTACCAATACCCTGGAAGAACACATCAAGCGAAATGCCATTCCAATTGGCACCGGCGCTCACACCATATGCATAGCGGGGGCGGTCGTTACCAATCTTGTACATATCTCCCGGATCATCTACCGTGTTTTTGCCATTACTGATCTTATCATCCCCATTGCGGTTCTCGAATTTGATATCACCAGCCATTGGATGTCCGTTGAGGCTGTACGCCAGGCTCTGTACCAATCGCTGATCTACGTGTGTTTTGTATTCTTCATCTGTCTGAAAAAATCCCAGGGTTTTATATCCCCATATTTCGCCTAATTCCATCCCTTCGTAATAGTCGCCCAGGAACTTGTTGGGATTATCAAATTTGGTGATGAAAGACCGGCTGTCGGATAATACTACGCCGAAGTTGTAAGAGAAAGGCTTCCCAAAGAGGGTGCTGCGGTCGTTCCATTTTACAGAAAACTCCCAGCCTTTGGTAGAAAGGTCGGCCGCATTTTGTTTAGGTTCTGTTGCACCTAATACCGCAGGCAGGGTCTTACCTTTTGTGAGCATGCGGGTAGTGGTACGGTTAAACCAGTCGAATCCTACATCCAGGCGGTTGCGCAGCGCGGTGAAGTCCAGGCCGAAGTCCAGCGTAGTAGCTGTTTCCCAGGTTAGATTTACCGGCATCAACCCCGGCGCACCTACTGCCAGTGGCTGTGCCCCATCCAGGATATCGGATGTTTTATACACGCCCAGAGTATTGAGGTAGGTATATTCTGATAAAGACAATTGGTTACCCAATGAGCCATAAGAAGCCCTTACTTTCAGGTTGCTGAATGCTTTGGATAAAGGCTGGAAGAAAGGTTCTTTTGAGATGATCCACCCTGCTGAAACAGAAGGGAAGAAAGCGTAGCGGCTGGAGTCTGCAAATTTGGAAGTACCATCATAACGGCCATTCAGTTCCAGCAGATAACGGTCTTTAAAATCATAGTTGAGGCGATAAAACACACCACGTATGGCCCATTCTCTTTTATTATCACCTACAGTAGCCACACCGGAAGTGAGGTTCAGGGCGCTTTGTTCCTGGGTGATATTATCATCGCGGCGGGCAGTAAAGTAGCTATATTTATTCAGCTCCTGGTTAAAACCCAGCAGGCCTTTAAAATGGTGTTGCCCAATGCGTTGTTCATATTCAGTGTACAGATTTACTACCTGGTTGAGGGTTTCACCCATGGAAGCAGCGGTGTAGTCCTGATTGGAATAAGCTGCGATACTGCCGGGCTTGTTTTCGTATTTCAGGCGAATGTTCTGAATATCGTTCCGGTTTTGGGTAACGAACACCGTGTAATCACCATTAAAGCGCAGCTTGTTGTTTAAAAAACTGGTTTGGAAGCCCAGTGTATTTTTCAGGAGCTGATCCTTTTGCAGGGAGCGGCCTCCCTTTTCCAGCTGGCCGAAAGTAAGCATCCCTGCCTGTGTATAATTTCCAGAGGGCGTTTTGATTGCCTCATAAGGGTTGGCAAACAGGGAAAGGTAGCGGTACACATTAAATCCATTGGCCACAAATTTGTTGGGTGCATCATACAGGCCCTGGATCATTTCCACATTATCATATATTTTCAGCCAATCGGTTACCTGGTTGTCGAGTTTCAGGCGGAGGCTGTATTTTTTATAGTCATCCGTAGCCACACGAAAGGCACCTTGTTGTTTCATATAACCGGCAGAGATAAAGTAGTTGGTATTTCCTTTACCACCGGATAAGCTGACATAATGTTTACTGAAAGGCTGCTGATCGTTATAAAATTCGCGGTACCAGTCGGTGTTGGCGCCCCGGATGAAGTTACCGGCAGCATCTACTCCCAGTTCGGGAAGAGAAGGATCTTCCTGGCGTTTTTTAAGATAAGCGATCACATCCGGCATACCGGGCTGATCACCACCTGCATAACCGCGATAGGCTTCATTTTGCAGCGTGGCAGCAGCTAATGGATCATTTACCACATGTGGCAGGCGGGTAGGTTTACTCCAGCCGAAGCTATTGGTATAGCGTACCTGGGGAGCACCGGTTTTGCCTTTGCGGGTGGTAACGAGGATCACACCAAAAGCAGCCCGTGCACCGTAGATGGCAGCAGAGGCCGCATCTTTCAATACCGTTACACTGGCCACATCTTCGGGGTTGATCATATTAATATCTCCAGGTGTGCCATCGATGAGGATCAATGGGCCACCACCATTAATGGAGGTAATACCTCTGACATTAAAATCTCCACCCCTTCCTATACGGCCATCACCAAAAGTGATATTCAGGTTAGGAATAGCCCCCTGTAGCCCCTGGGCAATGTTGGTAATAGGGCGGTCTTCAAATACTTCTGATCCTACCTGTGAAATAGCACCGGTCACATTGGCTTTCTTCTGGGTACCATACCCTACCACCACTACCTGCGCCAGGGAGTCATCACGCAATTTCATTCTTACAATCAGGTTGATGGTTTCTCCTTTCTTGATAGTATATCCTTGCAGTTGTTGTGTTTTATAGCCTACAGAGGAGAAAATAAATTCATAGTTATCACCAGCCACCAGGTTATCGAATTTAAATAGCCCTTTTTCGTTGGTTACCTGGAACGATATTTTGTTGGTAGCCACCTGTACCGCTTTTACGGAAACGCCCGGCATTTTTTCGCCTTGCGGACTTTGTACTACCCCCGCTACATCGGGCTTGTTTTGTGCCTGACTGATGATAGGCCGGAGGGCAAAGAGTAATAATAATAACCCTGCACTATGGAGTGAGTGTTTGTTGACGAAGCGTTTGATCATAGCGTTAATTTTAGACAATACATTCCCTGGCCGCATGGGCAGCCTGATTTTTTGCTGGTTTAATGCTTTATTATTTCGTTAATGAAAAACCTTTATCCGTATGCGTCAGCTGGAGGTTATTCAGTGTGGCAATGACTTCCAGTATCTGCGCTAAAGAATCATTGTAACTAAATTCTGCGGTTACACGAATTTTTGATAATGCTTTTTTATCGTAGCTGATCGTTGTTGAAAAGTGTTGTTCCAGTGTTTGTAACACGGCAGGCAGTGGCTGCTTAAAATACACCAGGCCTGTATTGGCAGTAGTGTGCTGCTCATTGGGCGCTATTGTTTTACTTACCCGTTTATTTTTACTCCATATTACCGGGCGGGCATCTCCGGTGTTATAGCTCAGTTCATCTCCTGGTACCAGATATTGGGCCGCAAAAGTGGGTTGCCCGGGCTGTTGCTGGTGATCTATGCGCACCTTACCATTGAATAGTTTTACCGTTACGCTACCGTTGGTGATATTTTCCTTTACCAGAAAAGCTGTACCCAGGGCGGTAGTACCGATGGAAGCGGTATATACAGTGAGCGGGCGTTTGCTGTCCTGTGCCACTTCAAATCTGGCTGTTCCGTTTAGCCAGATCTCCCTTTTGCTGGTAGTAAAGTGACGCCGGTAATGCAGCTGGCTGTTAGGATGTAATTGTACGGCAGAGCCATCTTCCAGTACCAGCGCTATGATTGTTTGTCCATTGTTTTTATGATACTGTGTATCTGAAAGTGGTGCAATGACAGCCTGTAATGCCATGCCGATGGGAGGCGCTACCTGATGCCTGTTGCCTGCCAGTGCCCATACCAGCACTATACTACCGGTAAGCACTGCAGCAGCAGCTATCCGCCTGAGTACTTTAAACATCCGGGAGCGGGCATAAATCTTACTTTGTACTTTATGAAGTACTTTATCTGAAACAACGGGATGCAGTTTGCCTTCCGGTTCAAAATTTTCCCAGTCCTGCCATTGGAGATATTCCTCCATCGCTTCCGGGTGTTCTTTAAAGTATAATAGCACCTCTCTTTCTTCCTCTTCGGTACATTGCCCTTTAATAAAGCGTTGATATAATGCAGGTGATAAAGCCATAAAAACAGGTGCCTTTACGAATACTACGTTTGAAATGACATGATCCCTTACCCGTAACAATTTATTTACAATGGGGATACAGATAGGGGGGAAGATCAGTAGAAAAATGTAAGTAATACACGGCGCAGGTGCTTTAGTGCTTTGGTGATATGAACTTCTACGGTTTTAGGGGAAATGGAGAGCAGATGGGATATTTCCTTGTGCGACAGGCCGTCAATGCGGCTGAGCATGAATACTTTTTTGCGTACCGGGGGGAGTTTTTCCATTTCCAATTGGAGATGGTGCATCGTGTCCCGGGTAGCGGGTTCGGTGACCTGTGAAGTATGCCCGATGCTATCTGTATAGGATTTCAGGAATGCCCGTTGTTTATTGTTTTTGCGGAGCATATCTATCATAGTAGTTTTGGCTATCCGGAACAACTGTTCTGACAGGGTATGGTCGTCAGACAGGTTTTTGCGGTAGCACCATAACTTTACAAAGGTAGCCTGCAGCAGCTCCTCCGATAATTGCTGGGAACGGGTATGCTTCAGGAAATAGAAATATAATTTTTCGTGGAAGGCTGCGTATACTTGTTCAAATATAATTGCGTCCCCCTCTTTTAATGCAGTTATATTTTCCACGGAACAGCTTTTACTTTTGGCAGCAAAGTTGACAAATTAAAAAAGATATTGGTTGTTAATTAAACATTAATTCTCCTCTGTGTACTATCTGTTTCTACAAGATTAAAAAAATATCAGTCAATTCCAAATGGGGGATTAAACACAAAAGCCGTCTCAATCTGAGACGGCTTTTTTTACTTTTGGGAGTAATAACCCTTTTGGGGCTCCTAAAAAGATATGCTTACGATATTAGTGCATGAATTCTTTGATATCCTGCATAATACGTTTGGCAATATTATCAGCTGTAGTTTCATTCTGACTTTCAGCGTAGATACGTATAATAGGTTCGGTATTGGAAGTACGGAGGTGTACCCAATCCTTGTCAAATTCGATTTTCAGACCGTCTTCTGTATTCAGCGGCTGATTTTTGTATTTGCCTTTAATTTTTTCAAAGATGGTTTTTACATCTACTCCTTTGTCCAGTTCTATCTTATTTTTGGAGATAAAGTAGTCAGGGTAGCTGTTACGCAGTGCTTTGATGCTTTTTTGGCTGTGGGCCAGGTGGCTCAGGAATAACCCGATACCGATCAGGGCATCACGTCCGTAGTGCAGGTCCGGAACGATGATACCGCCATTACCTTCTCCACCAATTACCGCATTTACTTCCTTCATTTTCCTCACCACGTTCACTTCACCTACCGCAGAAGGATGATATTCTCCACCATTTTTAAGGGTAACATCTTTCAGTGCCTGGGTAGAGGAGAGGTTGGAAACGGTATTACCTTTTCTTTTGCTCAGTACATAGTCTGCTACTGCCACCAGGGTATATTCTTCGCCAAACATGCTGCCATCCTCGCATACAAAGCAAAGGCGGTCTACATCCGGATCTACTGCTATACCCAGGTCAAATTTGTTTTTATTCACTTCATTGGACAGGGCGGTCAGGTTTTCCGGAAGAGGCTCAGGGTTATGGCTGAACTTGCCGGTTACTTCTCCAAACAGTACTTCCACTTCTGCTACACCGAGCGCTTTCAGCAATGGTGGAACAAACATGGAGCCGGTAGAGTTTACCGCATCTACCACTACTTTGAAGTTGCGCTTTTTAATAGCAGGCACATCTACCAGGGGGTAGTTCAGTACGAGGTCAATATGTTTTTGCAGATAGGAGTCATCCTGTTGGTAAGATCCCAGTTTGCTAACATCCACAAAGTTAAAATCTTCCCGTGCAGCAATATCGAGCAGGGTAGCGCCATCTTCTCCGGAGATGAATTCCCCTGCGCTGTTGAGCAGTTTGAGGGCGTTCCACTCTTTAGGATTATGGCTGGCAGTAAGAATAATACCGCCGGCAGCCTGTTCCATTGTAACTGCGAGTTCTACAGTGGGGGTGGTGGAAAGTCCCAGGTCTACCACATCGATGCCTAAAGCATTGAGGGTGGATACTACCAGGTTTTTTACCATTTCACCGGAAATACGACCA contains the following coding sequences:
- a CDS encoding FecR family protein, translating into MALSPALYQRFIKGQCTEEEEREVLLYFKEHPEAMEEYLQWQDWENFEPEGKLHPVVSDKVLHKVQSKIYARSRMFKVLRRIAAAAVLTGSIVLVWALAGNRHQVAPPIGMALQAVIAPLSDTQYHKNNGQTIIALVLEDGSAVQLHPNSQLHYRRHFTTSKREIWLNGTARFEVAQDSKRPLTVYTASIGTTALGTAFLVKENITNGSVTVKLFNGKVRIDHQQQPGQPTFAAQYLVPGDELSYNTGDARPVIWSKNKRVSKTIAPNEQHTTANTGLVYFKQPLPAVLQTLEQHFSTTISYDKKALSKIRVTAEFSYNDSLAQILEVIATLNNLQLTHTDKGFSLTK
- the glmM gene encoding phosphoglucosamine mutase, with protein sequence MALIKSISGIRGTIGGKPGEGLSPVDVVKFTAAYGTWLLQQSPDNKKVVIGRDGRISGEMVKNLVVSTLNALGIDVVDLGLSTTPTVELAVTMEQAAGGIILTASHNPKEWNALKLLNSAGEFISGEDGATLLDIAAREDFNFVDVSKLGSYQQDDSYLQKHIDLVLNYPLVDVPAIKKRNFKVVVDAVNSTGSMFVPPLLKALGVAEVEVLFGEVTGKFSHNPEPLPENLTALSNEVNKNKFDLGIAVDPDVDRLCFVCEDGSMFGEEYTLVAVADYVLSKRKGNTVSNLSSTQALKDVTLKNGGEYHPSAVGEVNVVRKMKEVNAVIGGEGNGGIIVPDLHYGRDALIGIGLFLSHLAHSQKSIKALRNSYPDYFISKNKIELDKGVDVKTIFEKIKGKYKNQPLNTEDGLKIEFDKDWVHLRTSNTEPIIRIYAESQNETTADNIAKRIMQDIKEFMH
- a CDS encoding RNA polymerase sigma factor produces the protein MENITALKEGDAIIFEQVYAAFHEKLYFYFLKHTRSQQLSEELLQATFVKLWCYRKNLSDDHTLSEQLFRIAKTTMIDMLRKNNKQRAFLKSYTDSIGHTSQVTEPATRDTMHHLQLEMEKLPPVRKKVFMLSRIDGLSHKEISHLLSISPKTVEVHITKALKHLRRVLLTFFY
- a CDS encoding SusC/RagA family TonB-linked outer membrane protein; the protein is MIKRFVNKHSLHSAGLLLLLFALRPIISQAQNKPDVAGVVQSPQGEKMPGVSVKAVQVATNKISFQVTNEKGLFKFDNLVAGDNYEFIFSSVGYKTQQLQGYTIKKGETINLIVRMKLRDDSLAQVVVVGYGTQKKANVTGAISQVGSEVFEDRPITNIAQGLQGAIPNLNITFGDGRIGRGGDFNVRGITSINGGGPLILIDGTPGDINMINPEDVASVTVLKDAASAAIYGARAAFGVILVTTRKGKTGAPQVRYTNSFGWSKPTRLPHVVNDPLAAATLQNEAYRGYAGGDQPGMPDVIAYLKKRQEDPSLPELGVDAAGNFIRGANTDWYREFYNDQQPFSKHYVSLSGGKGNTNYFISAGYMKQQGAFRVATDDYKKYSLRLKLDNQVTDWLKIYDNVEMIQGLYDAPNKFVANGFNVYRYLSLFANPYEAIKTPSGNYTQAGMLTFGQLEKGGRSLQKDQLLKNTLGFQTSFLNNKLRFNGDYTVFVTQNRNDIQNIRLKYENKPGSIAAYSNQDYTAASMGETLNQVVNLYTEYEQRIGQHHFKGLLGFNQELNKYSYFTARRDDNITQEQSALNLTSGVATVGDNKREWAIRGVFYRLNYDFKDRYLLELNGRYDGTSKFADSSRYAFFPSVSAGWIISKEPFFQPLSKAFSNLKVRASYGSLGNQLSLSEYTYLNTLGVYKTSDILDGAQPLAVGAPGLMPVNLTWETATTLDFGLDFTALRNRLDVGFDWFNRTTTRMLTKGKTLPAVLGATEPKQNAADLSTKGWEFSVKWNDRSTLFGKPFSYNFGVVLSDSRSFITKFDNPNKFLGDYYEGMELGEIWGYKTLGFFQTDEEYKTHVDQRLVQSLAYSLNGHPMAGDIKFENRNGDDKISNGKNTVDDPGDMYKIGNDRPRYAYGVSAGANWNGISLDVFFQGIGKRDFWPEAESGVFWGFYNRWNQPVYDHIYNNYWTPENPNAYFPRPRAYDAFDASRQLGVKQTRYLQNAAYLRLKNLTAGYTIPAKWTTRIGIDKARIFFSGQNLFEFTRISKAFDPEGINDEVDGGTSNGRGFVYPIQRTYTFGIDVNF
- a CDS encoding RagB/SusD family nutrient uptake outer membrane protein; amino-acid sequence: MKKQLLAYTLLVLVAISGACKKDFLERRPLSDIAPQDFFNTEKDLEIYTNSLYGNLPGTDIYSADNTSDNVETASTNEVVAGRHIVKTSAGEAGWNWGALRNINYFLNSYQKAAIPDSVKNHYAGIARFFRALFYLEKVQRFGDVPWYSYPLEANSPELYKARDSRVLVIDSILADLDFAAAKIKAGKNVSRITKWAALALKARVCLFEGTYRKYHSELGLSGADELLQKAADAAKAIMDGGMYKLYSTGKPETDYLNLFAADAANTDEVILARVYDRTLNKTHTANGAFTVSTLGAPGLTKALINSYLMKDGTPFSAVPNYATMPYWEEVKNRDPRLAQTIRTPGYKRIGTNVPLVPDYSDALTGYQGIKFVTGTDQDGFNSNSNDLPIFRYAEVLLIYAEAKAELHQLTQGDADKSVNVIRTRAGMPFLILAGLTADPVLVQHNPGVTDPAILEVRRERRVELAIEGFRYQDLMRWKLGALLAQRFLGAYFPGKGEFDLDGDGKNDIAIVDARPDNPVKGLQYFILKPDRALTEDTKGNIIVHPVDIKKFESPKHYLFPLPLTEMLLNKNLTQNPDWEK